A section of the Candidatus Desulfarcum epimagneticum genome encodes:
- a CDS encoding conserved membrane hypothetical protein (Evidence 4 : Unknown function but conserved in other organisms) → MLKNMKAYTIANILTTGRLLAIPLVIFLLFKSRRFPDYQMTVLIILICMQASDILDGYFARMDQKKNKTPNPFGQIMDPVADKLYINSTYITLIFTHSFPIWITAIILGKDILLTIGWAIRSFLKKNKGIFPNFWGKACDTCQAFFIFAFLFNLPKTFLNYCSALTISLTILSGIMYLRQDFLLFFAKGK, encoded by the coding sequence TTGCTGAAAAACATGAAGGCATACACCATCGCGAACATACTCACCACCGGCCGTCTTCTGGCCATACCCCTGGTGATTTTTCTTTTATTCAAATCCCGACGGTTTCCCGATTATCAGATGACGGTTTTGATCATCCTGATATGCATGCAGGCGTCGGACATTCTGGACGGCTATTTTGCCCGGATGGACCAGAAAAAAAACAAGACCCCCAATCCCTTTGGGCAGATCATGGACCCGGTGGCGGACAAGCTCTACATCAACTCCACTTACATCACCTTGATTTTTACCCACAGCTTTCCGATCTGGATCACCGCCATCATACTGGGCAAGGACATCCTTTTGACCATCGGATGGGCCATTCGCTCTTTCCTTAAAAAGAACAAAGGCATATTCCCCAATTTCTGGGGAAAAGCCTGCGACACGTGCCAGGCCTTTTTTATATTCGCCTTTCTTTTCAACCTGCCTAAAACATTTTTGAATTATTGCTCGGCCCTGACGATTTCCTTAACCATCTTATCCGGAATCATGTACCTCCGCCAGGATTTTTTGCTTTTTTTCGCAAAGGGAAAATAA
- a CDS encoding membrane hypothetical protein (Evidence 5 : Unknown function) — MLYANHLKKIMARIWFPKKNDSRNHLFVLLPLAVIAAIGVSFTHSIDPKYHGAILIVLVSFPLTLATILRVREIKTRWIHEDAIPWYLKESDNLPLRIKGIIGLLFPALSLARFVFPDATFFRGLDWMFLMGAVFMVSAYVAVPFFIIPAVIYIALYFVSGFFYRTLPLGLALLMASLLIQSISEAVQVRKIRQNSNRDE, encoded by the coding sequence ATGCTATACGCGAACCATCTGAAAAAAATTATGGCCCGAATCTGGTTTCCCAAAAAAAATGACTCACGAAACCATCTGTTCGTCTTGCTGCCTCTCGCTGTGATCGCCGCGATTGGGGTCAGTTTCACCCATTCAATAGATCCGAAATACCATGGCGCCATTTTAATCGTCTTGGTGTCTTTCCCTTTAACTCTCGCGACCATTCTCAGGGTAAGGGAAATTAAAACCCGCTGGATTCACGAAGACGCGATCCCCTGGTATTTAAAAGAAAGCGACAATCTGCCGCTTAGGATAAAGGGGATTATCGGCTTGCTTTTTCCGGCATTGTCTTTGGCGCGGTTTGTTTTTCCCGACGCCACTTTCTTCAGAGGTCTGGATTGGATGTTTTTAATGGGCGCTGTTTTTATGGTTTCGGCATATGTCGCCGTTCCATTTTTTATTATTCCCGCTGTGATATACATCGCGCTATATTTTGTGTCAGGATTTTTTTACCGGACTCTGCCTTTGGGGCTGGCCCTGCTCATGGCGTCTTTATTGATTCAGTCAATTTCTGAAGCGGTTCAGGTGAGAAAAATCCGCCAAAATTCCAACAGAGACGAATAG
- the rimO gene encoding Ribosomal protein S12 methylthiotransferase RimO — MSLYLLSLGCPRNQVDSELMMGALSEAGIEMAHEPDEAEIILVNTCAFIEAAVNESLDVIFEMAALKKSGACRLLVVAGCLPERFGPDLASKLPEADIFLGTGAYDRVVEAVLNPNDFPKSLLPDPSLSSHHRRISPRRLTDTHTAYLRVAEGCARRCSYCVIPKLRGEVRSRPFEEIMEEARFLADSGVKEIILAAQDTTAYGRDLGEKSEFARLISSVSRVSEGIRTRFLYGHPGSIDLAAIQAVADGPGICPYFDLPIQHASDPVLKRMGRPYRREDLLKLFDSIRTLVPDAALRTSIMTGFPGETDRDFQILFDFINEVEFDHAGVFVYSDFDDLPSHRLPDPVPAKISKERHDALMARQRTISRKKNETYLEKTIEVLIETKVEDGVWQGRAPFQAPDVDGIVYAHGRRLEIGVFRDVEITDTLDYDLVGEAL, encoded by the coding sequence ATGAGCCTTTATCTCCTCAGCCTGGGATGCCCCCGGAACCAGGTGGACAGCGAATTGATGATGGGGGCGCTTTCAGAGGCCGGGATAGAAATGGCCCATGAGCCCGATGAGGCCGAAATCATTCTGGTCAACACCTGCGCCTTCATTGAAGCCGCCGTGAATGAGTCCCTGGACGTCATCTTTGAAATGGCCGCGCTGAAAAAATCCGGGGCCTGCCGCCTGCTTGTCGTGGCCGGCTGCCTGCCCGAGCGATTTGGCCCGGATTTGGCCTCAAAACTGCCGGAGGCGGATATTTTTTTAGGGACAGGGGCGTATGACCGCGTCGTGGAGGCGGTTTTAAACCCGAACGATTTTCCCAAATCTCTTTTGCCGGACCCCTCTTTGTCTTCCCACCACCGCCGAATCTCGCCGCGCCGGCTCACCGACACCCACACCGCTTATCTCAGGGTGGCCGAAGGATGCGCGAGGCGCTGCTCTTACTGCGTCATTCCCAAACTCCGGGGGGAAGTCCGGAGCCGGCCCTTTGAAGAGATCATGGAGGAGGCCCGTTTCCTGGCGGACTCAGGGGTGAAAGAAATCATTCTGGCGGCCCAGGACACCACCGCCTACGGCCGGGACCTGGGCGAAAAATCCGAATTCGCCCGCCTGATCTCGTCCGTGTCCCGGGTGTCCGAAGGCATCCGGACGCGCTTTCTCTACGGCCATCCCGGGAGCATCGATCTTGCGGCCATCCAGGCGGTGGCGGACGGCCCGGGCATATGCCCGTATTTCGATCTGCCCATTCAGCACGCCAGCGATCCCGTGCTCAAAAGAATGGGCCGCCCGTACCGCCGGGAGGACCTTTTGAAACTGTTTGACTCCATTCGGACGCTCGTCCCGGACGCGGCTTTAAGAACGTCCATCATGACGGGCTTTCCCGGGGAGACGGACCGCGATTTCCAGATCCTTTTCGATTTCATCAACGAGGTTGAATTCGATCACGCCGGGGTTTTTGTGTATTCAGACTTTGACGATCTGCCCTCCCACCGGCTTCCTGATCCGGTCCCCGCCAAAATCTCAAAAGAAAGACACGACGCGCTCATGGCCCGGCAGCGGACCATTTCGCGAAAGAAGAATGAAACCTATCTGGAAAAAACCATCGAAGTCCTGATTGAAACAAAGGTGGAGGACGGCGTGTGGCAGGGCCGGGCCCCTTTCCAGGCCCCGGATGTGGACGGAATTGTCTATGCCCATGGCCGACGCCTGGAAATCGGGGTTTTCCGGGACGTCGAAATCACAGACACCCTGGACTACGATCTGGTGGGAGAGGCCCTGTGA
- the tyrS gene encoding Tyrosine--tRNA ligase, whose translation MANVIDILNERGFIAQTTHDSDLREYLESAPATCYIGFDPTASSLHVGSLVPIMSLAHMQRHHHRPIALVGGGTGLVGDPSGKTEMRKFLTAQDVENNARGIQKQLSRFLDFSGDRAMMVNNADWLTQMEYIPFLRDIGRHFSVNRMIKAESYKMRLDSDEGLSFIEFNYMLLQAYDFMRLFDDHGCRLQMGGSDQWGNIVAGADLVRRIRQETVFGVTFPLVMTSAGEKMGKTAKGAVWLDPERTPPYDYYQFWINTHDKDVERFLALFTFLPMDEIREVSNLKDADLNAAKSALAFEATALAHGMDEAGRAFNAASDMFGARTLPKTILPSSRIPRARVSGDDDSTPRSAMTTDELREGAPAFMLFERLGLCQSRGAARRLISQGGGYINGERIRAFDYLITNKDLVDGKILLRSGKKKIHQIVVN comes from the coding sequence ATGGCGAATGTGATCGACATTCTCAATGAGAGGGGGTTTATCGCCCAAACCACCCACGACAGTGATTTGAGAGAATACCTGGAATCGGCTCCCGCCACATGCTACATCGGGTTTGATCCCACCGCTTCCAGCCTCCATGTGGGAAGCCTTGTGCCCATCATGTCCCTGGCCCATATGCAGCGCCATCATCACCGGCCCATCGCCCTGGTGGGGGGAGGCACAGGCCTGGTCGGGGACCCCAGCGGCAAAACGGAGATGAGAAAATTTTTAACGGCGCAGGATGTGGAGAACAACGCCCGGGGCATCCAAAAACAGCTTTCCCGTTTTCTTGATTTCTCCGGGGATCGGGCCATGATGGTCAATAACGCCGACTGGCTGACCCAAATGGAATACATCCCTTTTTTGAGGGACATCGGGCGTCATTTCAGCGTCAACCGCATGATCAAGGCCGAAAGTTACAAGATGCGCCTGGATTCCGACGAAGGCCTGAGTTTTATCGAGTTTAACTATATGCTTCTCCAGGCTTATGATTTTATGCGACTGTTCGACGATCATGGGTGCCGCCTCCAGATGGGAGGGAGCGATCAGTGGGGGAATATTGTGGCCGGGGCGGACCTGGTTCGCAGGATTCGCCAGGAAACGGTTTTCGGAGTCACCTTTCCCCTTGTGATGACCAGCGCCGGAGAGAAAATGGGGAAGACGGCAAAGGGGGCCGTGTGGCTGGACCCCGAAAGAACGCCTCCCTATGACTATTATCAGTTCTGGATCAACACCCATGACAAGGATGTCGAGCGTTTCCTGGCTCTTTTCACCTTTCTTCCCATGGATGAAATCCGAGAGGTCTCAAATCTGAAAGACGCGGATTTGAACGCCGCGAAATCCGCGCTGGCCTTTGAGGCCACCGCCCTTGCCCACGGCATGGATGAGGCCGGCCGGGCCTTTAACGCGGCGTCGGACATGTTCGGCGCCCGGACGCTCCCCAAAACCATTTTGCCCTCCAGTCGGATTCCCCGGGCGCGGGTCAGCGGCGATGATGATTCCACTCCCCGCTCGGCCATGACCACGGATGAACTCCGGGAGGGGGCGCCGGCCTTCATGCTTTTTGAGAGGCTGGGGCTTTGCCAGTCAAGGGGGGCCGCCCGCAGGCTCATCTCCCAGGGAGGCGGATATATCAACGGAGAACGGATAAGGGCCTTTGATTATTTGATAACAAACAAAGACCTGGTGGATGGTAAAATTCTTCTGAGATCCGGAAAGAAAAAAATTCATCAAATCGTGGTAAATTGA
- a CDS encoding exported hypothetical protein (Evidence 5 : Unknown function) yields MPVFTFRAGIKALAVLFALAVLFSTNVPAAQNDETAQIPTVIGSCPWRGGNIAKARECAISDALMDAVELAAMRLVPQGVMIENFSGLENVLYRRHETFIRDYKVLTESTAGRAYRVLVQATVLSTNLRLKMINEGWARDAGDEEMKRALIVSGADPAALPKTLSEGDFSRLRDIASSAMASALKRKGFQVSVQNSNSLFLEARSADEEGLMELGRRMGTDLLATAELALRELPPVEPGRPYLYDAGLAIQAFSTESGEEIGGVEKASEAGHNLHQIPDLRDSISNVGSMAGEDLSDLILSSLETQNERPIEMDVTVNEKIFFPYFVMLKKHLKDIPGILNVQTREMMSNRAILTVAFKGSGEALAKALLKKRGRSFALDIVETHPDRIRLAISSGQKRFE; encoded by the coding sequence ATGCCCGTTTTTACTTTCAGAGCCGGGATAAAGGCCCTCGCCGTCCTGTTCGCCCTCGCCGTCCTGTTTTCAACGAACGTCCCGGCGGCCCAAAACGATGAGACCGCCCAAATCCCCACCGTCATCGGATCATGCCCATGGAGGGGGGGCAATATCGCGAAGGCCCGGGAATGCGCCATTTCAGACGCCCTGATGGACGCTGTGGAGCTGGCCGCCATGCGCCTGGTTCCCCAGGGCGTCATGATCGAAAATTTTTCGGGGCTGGAAAACGTCTTATACCGGCGCCATGAAACATTCATTCGGGATTACAAGGTGCTCACAGAATCCACAGCCGGGAGGGCTTACCGCGTCCTGGTCCAGGCCACGGTTTTATCCACAAACCTCAGGTTGAAGATGATCAACGAGGGATGGGCCCGTGACGCCGGGGACGAAGAGATGAAACGGGCCCTCATTGTCAGCGGGGCCGACCCCGCCGCCCTTCCGAAGACCTTAAGCGAAGGGGACTTTTCCCGCTTAAGGGACATCGCCTCGTCCGCCATGGCCTCCGCCCTGAAGCGGAAAGGCTTTCAGGTCAGCGTCCAAAACTCCAATTCACTGTTTCTCGAAGCCCGCTCAGCCGACGAAGAAGGCCTCATGGAACTGGGCCGCCGCATGGGGACAGACCTGCTGGCCACAGCCGAACTCGCCCTGCGCGAGCTTCCCCCCGTCGAGCCGGGGCGCCCGTATCTGTATGACGCCGGCCTGGCCATCCAGGCGTTTTCAACTGAAAGCGGCGAGGAGATCGGCGGGGTGGAAAAGGCGTCTGAAGCCGGCCACAATCTGCACCAAATCCCTGACCTGCGGGACTCCATTTCAAACGTCGGCTCCATGGCCGGCGAGGACCTGTCAGATCTGATTTTAAGCAGCCTCGAGACGCAAAACGAGCGGCCCATCGAGATGGACGTGACGGTGAATGAAAAAATCTTTTTCCCCTATTTTGTGATGCTGAAAAAACATCTGAAAGATATCCCCGGCATCCTGAATGTGCAGACCCGGGAGATGATGTCCAACCGGGCGATTCTCACCGTGGCCTTCAAGGGAAGCGGAGAGGCGCTGGCAAAGGCCCTGTTGAAGAAAAGGGGCCGTTCCTTCGCCCTTGACATCGTGGAGACTCACCCGGACCGCATAAGGCTGGCCATCAGCTCCGGTCAGAAACGTTTTGAATAA
- a CDS encoding conserved hypothetical protein (Evidence 4 : Unknown function but conserved in other organisms), whose translation MHRERERLIPKVKEIHRLSRASYGTRRISKELEAQGESCGRAKAGTLMKLAGVEVKQRRKFKATTNSKHNLPVAPNLLARKFSSPEPDRVYCSDITYIWTNEGWLYLAVVLDLYSRRVVGWSMSDRITRKLVMDSLRMAIWRRRSGPGLIFHSDRGSQYCSKDFQEMLKVNGIISSMSRKGDCWDNSVAESFFGSLKTERVFDSRYFRREEARRDIVDYIEMFYNSKRRHSYLGYLSPKEFEKMTALKKAA comes from the coding sequence ATGCATCGGGAGCGGGAGCGGTTAATCCCCAAGGTAAAAGAAATTCATCGACTGTCAAGAGCATCATACGGAACTCGACGGATATCGAAGGAATTGGAGGCTCAGGGAGAGTCTTGCGGCAGGGCAAAAGCGGGAACTTTAATGAAGCTCGCCGGAGTCGAGGTAAAGCAGAGAAGAAAGTTCAAAGCAACCACGAATAGCAAGCACAATCTGCCGGTGGCGCCGAACCTTTTGGCAAGAAAGTTTTCTTCGCCTGAGCCTGATCGAGTCTATTGTTCGGATATCACGTATATATGGACAAATGAGGGCTGGCTTTACCTGGCGGTTGTTCTGGATTTATATTCCCGCCGGGTTGTAGGGTGGTCAATGAGTGATAGAATAACCAGAAAATTGGTAATGGATTCTCTGCGTATGGCTATTTGGCGTCGGAGGTCAGGACCCGGTCTTATTTTTCATTCAGATCGCGGCAGTCAGTATTGCAGCAAAGATTTTCAGGAAATGTTGAAAGTAAATGGAATCATCAGCAGCATGAGTCGAAAGGGCGACTGCTGGGATAACAGTGTGGCTGAAAGTTTTTTTGGGAGTCTGAAAACAGAACGTGTGTTCGATTCCAGGTATTTCCGAAGGGAAGAAGCCCGGCGAGATATTGTTGATTACATCGAGATGTTTTACAACAGCAAACGTCGTCATTCTTACTTGGGCTATCTGAGCCCAAAAGAATTTGAAAAAATGACGGCCTTGAAAAAAGCAGCCTAA
- a CDS encoding Polyprenyl synthetase, translated as MSDLKKTILEMTRGDLEDIEAAIRENLTPNLEIVSEIAGHILFAGGKRLRPLLMTLSAKMCGARRYDPSFSTIFEYLHTATLLHDDLVDEAELRRGKPATHSIWGPAAAVLAGDFLLARSLSIAAKTKKSKVIAAIAQVTEEMAQGEIQQLTRKKALDLSEAEYMEIIERKTAAAFQGACLVSAVIAEASAEKKKALADFGRHLGIAFQMADDLLDYDQDAENLGKNPGADLREGKLTLPVIHALESASGEERAFMEDIIRKDAFSSEEFSALIRLLKRLNGISYTRDMAGAYAEKAKAALAVFGPSEPKKILFMIADYAIERNM; from the coding sequence GTGAGCGATCTGAAAAAAACCATTCTGGAGATGACCCGAGGGGACCTGGAAGACATTGAGGCTGCCATCCGGGAGAACCTGACGCCCAATCTGGAGATTGTCTCGGAGATCGCCGGGCATATTCTTTTCGCCGGGGGAAAACGGCTCCGGCCGCTTTTAATGACCCTTTCCGCGAAAATGTGCGGGGCGCGGCGCTACGACCCGTCTTTTTCCACCATTTTTGAATACCTGCACACCGCCACTTTGCTCCATGACGATCTGGTGGACGAGGCCGAGCTGAGACGGGGAAAGCCGGCGACCCACTCCATCTGGGGGCCGGCCGCCGCCGTGCTGGCCGGGGATTTCCTTCTGGCCCGGTCCCTTTCCATCGCGGCAAAAACGAAAAAATCCAAGGTGATCGCCGCCATCGCCCAGGTCACAGAAGAGATGGCCCAGGGGGAAATCCAGCAGCTGACCCGAAAAAAAGCGCTGGATCTTTCCGAGGCCGAATATATGGAGATCATCGAACGAAAAACCGCCGCGGCTTTTCAGGGCGCCTGCCTGGTGAGCGCCGTGATCGCGGAGGCGTCGGCGGAAAAGAAAAAGGCCCTGGCCGATTTCGGCCGCCACCTGGGAATCGCCTTCCAAATGGCGGACGACCTTCTGGACTATGACCAGGACGCCGAAAACCTTGGGAAAAACCCGGGCGCCGATCTCAGGGAGGGCAAGCTGACCCTGCCTGTGATACACGCCCTTGAATCCGCCTCAGGCGAGGAACGGGCCTTTATGGAGGACATCATCCGGAAAGACGCCTTTTCCTCCGAAGAATTCAGCGCCCTGATCCGCCTGCTGAAACGCCTCAACGGCATTTCTTACACACGCGACATGGCCGGCGCATACGCGGAAAAAGCCAAAGCGGCCCTGGCCGTTTTCGGGCCGTCGGAGCCCAAAAAAATTCTTTTTATGATCGCCGATTACGCCATTGAACGCAATATGTGA
- a CDS encoding putative RDD family protein (Evidence 3 : Putative function from multiple computational evidences), whose protein sequence is MQNPIFEIFVPLIVFFLFSFIIYLVYRNSKKSERKKYHTFWPRMWSPYVDAFILSVIWTMFSLVDLSNSKLTVTFLALIVLFKNSLGYFYTIYMHAKHGATVGKMICKVKIVDNRTEGAISFKQAILRDSFPLAILIVSTVWILTEPNSGQYVSTGVNPLGRNEIPGFVHITMTTGILSFIWILAELITMLTNSKRRALH, encoded by the coding sequence ATGCAAAATCCGATTTTTGAAATATTTGTCCCGTTAATTGTTTTTTTTCTGTTTTCATTCATCATTTATCTGGTTTATCGAAACAGCAAAAAATCAGAAAGGAAAAAATATCATACATTTTGGCCCCGGATGTGGTCCCCTTATGTGGATGCTTTCATTCTATCTGTGATTTGGACCATGTTCTCTTTGGTTGATTTATCAAATTCCAAGCTGACTGTCACTTTCCTGGCTCTGATTGTCTTATTCAAAAACAGCCTGGGATATTTCTACACCATCTATATGCATGCCAAGCACGGCGCGACAGTGGGGAAAATGATTTGCAAGGTTAAAATTGTAGACAACAGAACCGAAGGCGCGATTTCATTCAAACAGGCGATTTTACGAGATTCTTTCCCCCTTGCCATTCTTATTGTATCCACTGTCTGGATTTTAACCGAACCCAATTCCGGGCAGTATGTTTCGACGGGGGTTAATCCGCTGGGAAGAAATGAAATCCCCGGTTTTGTTCATATCACGATGACGACAGGAATCTTATCTTTTATCTGGATTTTGGCGGAGCTTATAACCATGCTGACCAATTCAAAAAGAAGGGCTTTGCATTGA
- the rny gene encoding Ribonuclease Y, translating into MDNPTLLIVLPMICFAGGFIIAYWLKGKVAARNIELSRLEAQKIIGDAERRAKNLVKEAQLEIKDKQLKMKSEFEIETRDALVELKKKERRLVLKEENFDRKVDKFEKREKDFGRRERRQAKWAERLAQKKNQYKGLIEEQKKQLEMISGLTAPQAKELLIRALENETRHEGAKLIKRIENETKIEADKRAKEIMATAIQRYAGDFIAERTVSVVPLPSDEMKGRIIGREGRNIRALEAATGIDLIIDDTPEAVILSGFNPIRREIARTSLTRLISDGRIHPARIEDVVKKVEQEVEVAVKEAGEQAEFDLGVHGINEELLMYVGRLKFRTSYAQNILQHSVEVGFLCGIMAAELGLNQKVARRMGLLHDIGKAVDHEVEGPHAIIGSKLAKKYGESAGVVHAIAAHHEDVAPSTVYAFLVQAADGLSGARPGARKELLENYIKRLEELEKIAKSFKGVANTYAIQAGRELRVIVESGTISDEESTLLCRDIAKKIEESLTFPGQIKVMVIRETRAVEYANK; encoded by the coding sequence ATGGATAACCCCACCCTTTTAATAGTTCTGCCCATGATCTGTTTTGCCGGCGGGTTCATCATCGCCTATTGGCTCAAAGGGAAAGTGGCCGCGCGAAACATAGAGCTGTCCAGACTTGAGGCCCAAAAGATCATCGGCGACGCTGAACGAAGAGCGAAAAACCTTGTGAAGGAAGCCCAGCTCGAAATCAAAGACAAACAGTTGAAGATGAAAAGCGAATTTGAGATCGAGACCCGGGACGCCCTGGTGGAATTGAAAAAAAAAGAGAGGCGTCTTGTCCTGAAGGAGGAAAATTTTGATCGAAAAGTGGACAAGTTTGAGAAAAGGGAAAAGGATTTTGGTCGAAGGGAGCGGCGCCAGGCGAAATGGGCGGAAAGGCTGGCGCAGAAGAAGAATCAATACAAAGGTTTAATCGAGGAGCAGAAAAAACAGCTTGAAATGATTTCGGGCCTGACGGCTCCCCAGGCAAAGGAGCTTCTGATCCGGGCGTTGGAAAACGAGACCCGGCATGAGGGAGCCAAGTTGATTAAACGCATCGAAAACGAGACCAAAATCGAAGCCGATAAACGCGCGAAGGAAATTATGGCCACAGCCATCCAGAGATATGCCGGTGATTTTATCGCTGAGCGGACCGTGTCTGTGGTTCCCCTTCCCAGCGATGAAATGAAAGGACGTATTATTGGGCGGGAGGGCCGGAATATTCGCGCTTTGGAAGCCGCCACCGGGATTGATCTCATCATTGACGATACGCCTGAGGCCGTGATTCTTTCCGGATTCAATCCGATCCGGAGGGAAATCGCCCGGACATCCCTCACCCGTTTGATTTCGGATGGCAGAATTCATCCGGCCAGAATCGAGGACGTGGTCAAAAAGGTGGAGCAGGAAGTGGAAGTGGCCGTCAAAGAGGCGGGAGAGCAGGCTGAATTTGACCTGGGGGTGCATGGCATTAATGAAGAGTTGTTAATGTATGTGGGCCGTCTGAAGTTTCGAACGAGCTATGCCCAGAATATTCTCCAACATTCCGTTGAAGTTGGATTTTTATGTGGAATCATGGCGGCGGAGCTGGGTTTGAACCAGAAAGTCGCCAGGCGAATGGGACTTCTGCACGACATCGGAAAAGCGGTGGACCATGAGGTCGAAGGTCCCCATGCCATCATCGGCTCCAAGCTTGCCAAAAAATACGGCGAGTCTGCAGGCGTGGTCCACGCCATCGCCGCCCACCATGAGGACGTTGCCCCCAGCACTGTGTACGCCTTCCTCGTCCAGGCCGCCGACGGGCTTTCCGGCGCCCGGCCGGGCGCTCGAAAAGAGCTTTTGGAAAATTATATTAAACGGCTGGAAGAGCTTGAAAAAATCGCCAAATCCTTCAAGGGAGTGGCCAACACTTACGCCATACAGGCCGGACGGGAGCTGCGGGTGATTGTGGAAAGCGGAACGATTTCAGACGAGGAGTCCACATTGCTGTGCCGGGATATCGCCAAAAAGATTGAAGAGTCCCTGACGTTTCCCGGCCAGATCAAAGTGATGGTGATCAGGGAAACCCGGGCCGTTGAATACGCGAACAAGTAA
- a CDS encoding transposase, with the protein MKAKKRRSYTKEFKEEAVKLVTEQGYTLAEAGRNLGVHANVLGRWKRNIQSGGQDGAPHNSAVSIKDELKQLRKENKRLRLEREILKKAAAFFAKELG; encoded by the coding sequence ATGAAGGCAAAGAAAAGACGCAGTTACACAAAGGAATTCAAAGAGGAAGCGGTAAAACTTGTCACCGAACAAGGATATACCCTTGCTGAGGCAGGTCGAAACCTTGGGGTTCACGCCAATGTGCTTGGCCGGTGGAAAAGAAACATCCAGAGCGGTGGACAGGATGGGGCGCCCCATAACAGCGCAGTATCCATAAAGGACGAATTAAAACAGTTGCGCAAAGAGAATAAACGGCTGAGACTGGAGCGTGAAATATTAAAAAAAGCGGCGGCCTTCTTTGCGAAAGAACTGGGGTAA
- the etfA gene encoding Electron transfer flavoprotein subunit alpha — translation MAPDVLVIAEQSGGIFRKVVFEALSQGRRIASETGSKLTAALPGSFSGKGPELAETLKKYGPDRIIVMDHPALAEYMTDAYSNALADLIRELDPSVVLMGATACGRDLSARLSARLKAPLASDCLELKFEDGKLWALRSLFGGRILAEVEMEKAPRIASIRPNSFGSAEAPAPSCEVENRDTDPGETRLELIEKEMAEAGVELTEADTVVSGGRGMGGPDFSVLEELAEALGGAVGASRAAVDEGWRDPSHQVGQTGKVVSPQLYIACGISGAIQHMAGMSSSRVIVAINKNSEAPIFENADYGVVGDLFKIAPLVTEKIKEIRKNP, via the coding sequence ATGGCCCCGGACGTGCTGGTCATCGCGGAACAATCCGGCGGAATATTCCGAAAGGTCGTGTTTGAGGCGTTGAGCCAAGGCAGGCGAATCGCCTCTGAAACCGGATCAAAACTCACGGCGGCCCTGCCCGGCTCTTTTTCGGGAAAAGGCCCCGAACTCGCCGAAACATTAAAGAAATATGGCCCGGACCGGATCATCGTCATGGACCATCCGGCCCTGGCGGAATACATGACGGACGCCTATTCCAACGCCCTGGCGGACCTGATCAGGGAACTCGATCCATCTGTTGTCCTCATGGGGGCCACCGCATGCGGACGGGACCTGTCGGCCCGGCTGTCGGCCCGGCTAAAGGCCCCCCTGGCCTCGGACTGCCTGGAGCTGAAATTTGAAGACGGGAAGCTTTGGGCGCTTCGCTCCCTTTTCGGGGGCCGGATCCTGGCCGAGGTCGAGATGGAAAAAGCCCCCCGAATCGCCTCCATCCGTCCCAATTCATTTGGGTCGGCCGAGGCGCCCGCCCCCTCCTGCGAAGTGGAGAACCGGGACACGGACCCGGGTGAAACCCGGCTTGAGCTCATCGAAAAAGAGATGGCGGAAGCGGGCGTGGAGCTGACCGAGGCCGACACGGTGGTCTCAGGCGGCCGGGGCATGGGCGGCCCGGATTTTTCCGTGCTGGAAGAGCTGGCCGAGGCCCTGGGCGGAGCGGTGGGGGCCTCCCGGGCCGCGGTGGATGAAGGCTGGCGCGACCCCTCCCACCAGGTGGGCCAGACCGGGAAGGTGGTGTCCCCCCAGCTCTACATCGCCTGCGGCATTTCCGGGGCCATTCAGCACATGGCGGGCATGTCCTCATCCCGCGTCATCGTGGCCATCAACAAAAACAGCGAGGCCCCGATATTTGAAAACGCCGATTACGGGGTGGTGGGAGACCTTTTCAAAATCGCGCCTTTGGTGACGGAAAAGATCAAAGAGATCAGAAAAAATCCATGA